The following coding sequences lie in one Sphingobium sp. KCTC 72723 genomic window:
- a CDS encoding transposase, translating into MPRLIAPTQEDAVIDLDALVDWCESAAFDPRDADGLAAAAPMLQALGRNRSFLADLAIAELKTRCAGQRRHNPYSAQVMLLRPPTGRYVLRAAFWPAQNDHVVRMSGTAPFIYHVPHDHGFDFLTVGYLGPGYGSDYYAYDGDVAGAEGEAVALHFVERSYLSEGRTLLYRANRDIHAQLPPASLSVSLNILASAPDQGWRRQYRFDIDNSAIAECMTVASAQLLLELAVGCGSGNAMDLAQDFARHHPADAMRRTAFDAVGMAATDDAARLAHWEWGVRSDSALVRHGAEAALRRVRNGPDSPCLSAVGTVE; encoded by the coding sequence ATGCCCCGCCTGATCGCCCCGACGCAGGAGGATGCGGTCATCGACCTCGACGCACTGGTGGACTGGTGCGAAAGCGCAGCGTTCGATCCGCGCGATGCCGACGGGCTGGCGGCGGCGGCACCGATGTTGCAGGCGCTGGGGCGCAACCGCTCGTTTCTGGCCGACCTTGCGATCGCCGAACTCAAGACCCGTTGTGCCGGGCAGCGCCGCCATAATCCCTATTCGGCGCAAGTGATGCTGTTGCGCCCGCCGACCGGCCGCTATGTGCTGCGCGCGGCCTTCTGGCCTGCGCAAAACGACCATGTCGTGCGGATGAGCGGCACCGCGCCTTTCATCTACCATGTGCCGCACGACCATGGGTTCGATTTCCTGACGGTCGGCTATCTGGGGCCGGGCTATGGGTCGGACTATTATGCCTATGACGGCGATGTCGCGGGCGCGGAAGGAGAGGCGGTGGCGCTGCATTTCGTGGAGCGCAGTTACCTGAGCGAAGGGCGGACGTTGCTCTATCGCGCCAATCGCGACATTCATGCGCAATTGCCGCCTGCCTCGCTGTCCGTCTCGCTCAATATCCTGGCCAGCGCGCCCGATCAGGGCTGGCGGCGGCAATATCGTTTCGACATCGACAACAGTGCGATTGCCGAATGTATGACGGTGGCGAGTGCGCAATTGCTGCTGGAACTGGCGGTCGGATGCGGCAGCGGCAACGCCATGGACCTGGCGCAGGATTTTGCGCGGCACCACCCCGCCGACGCGATGCGCCGCACGGCGTTCGACGCGGTCGGCATGGCAGCGACGGACGATGCCGCCCGGCTGGCGCATTGGGAATGGGGCGTGCGCAGCGACAGCGCGCTGGTGCGGCATGGGGCGGAAGCGGCGCTGCGTCGCGTCCGTAACGGACCGGATTCGCCTTGTCTTTCTGCCGTCGGAACGGTCGAATGA
- a CDS encoding bifunctional precorrin-2 dehydrogenase/sirohydrochlorin ferrochelatase, which yields MHSLPVFIRLTGRPVILTGTGEAADAKRRLLERAGARIVGEDDGEARIAIVSDGDGATAQRLRARGVLVNATDNPDLCDFTLPAIVDRDPVLIAIGTGGASAGLAKALRQRFEAMLPARLGALATALFDARTAIRARWPDAAARRRAIDAGLAPGGAIDLLRAEAADGVPRWIAGQGDMEATRLEPIRLASNDPDDLTLRAARLLGEADRVYHQPVVSAAVLDRARADAVRIMVDMPPADPGEGLSLWVTLGLSLSR from the coding sequence ATGCACAGCCTGCCCGTTTTCATCCGCCTGACGGGCAGGCCCGTAATCCTGACCGGGACCGGCGAAGCGGCCGACGCCAAGCGCCGCTTGCTGGAACGGGCAGGCGCGCGGATCGTGGGCGAGGATGACGGGGAGGCGCGCATCGCCATCGTGTCGGATGGCGATGGGGCGACGGCGCAGCGGTTGCGCGCGCGTGGCGTGCTGGTCAATGCGACCGATAATCCCGACCTGTGCGATTTTACTTTGCCCGCGATCGTGGACCGTGATCCGGTGCTGATCGCGATCGGCACCGGCGGGGCGTCGGCAGGGCTGGCCAAGGCGCTGCGGCAACGGTTCGAAGCGATGCTGCCCGCGCGATTGGGGGCGCTGGCGACAGCCTTGTTCGATGCGCGGACGGCGATCCGCGCGCGCTGGCCCGATGCGGCGGCGCGGCGGCGGGCGATCGACGCGGGACTGGCACCGGGTGGAGCGATCGACCTGTTGCGGGCCGAAGCTGCCGATGGCGTGCCGCGCTGGATCGCGGGGCAGGGTGACATGGAAGCCACGCGGCTGGAGCCGATCAGGCTGGCGTCCAACGATCCAGACGACCTGACGCTGCGCGCGGCGCGATTATTGGGGGAGGCGGACCGGGTCTATCACCAGCCTGTCGTGTCGGCGGCAGTCCTGGACCGGGCGCGGGCCGATGCCGTGCGGATCATGGTGGACATGCCGCCAGCCGATCCCGGTGAGGGTCTGTCTTTGTGGGTGACGCTGGGCTTAAGCCTCAGCCGTTAG
- the argH gene encoding argininosuccinate lyase — protein sequence MWGGRFAAGPASVMREINASIPFDKRLWKQDIAGSKAHVAMLAKQGIVEGEDAQAITEGLNRVAAEYEADGVPVNMDLEDIHMVTESRLAELIGPVAGRLHTARSRNDQVATDFRLWVRDAMDEVDAGLAGLQAALLTRAEDHADAVMPGFTHLQSAQPVTLGHHLMAYHEMIRRDRSRFADARVRMNECPLGAAALAGTGFPIDRHATAAALGFARPTDNSLDSVSDRDFALDYLMAATQLALHLSRLAEEFVIWASQPFGFIKLPDAYSTGSSIMPQKRNPDAAELVRGHAGRVMGCMTSLCVTMKGLPLAYSKDMQDDKPPVFEAHDLIGLSIAAMTGMVETVTFRTDRMRALAESGFATATDLADWLVREGNIPFREAHHITGRAVAAAESAGVQLADLPIETLQAIDARIDDRIYAVLTVDASVASRQSHGGTAPSQVRARIAEAKGA from the coding sequence ATGTGGGGTGGCCGGTTCGCCGCCGGCCCGGCGTCTGTGATGCGAGAGATAAATGCCTCCATCCCCTTCGACAAGCGATTGTGGAAACAGGATATCGCCGGGTCCAAGGCGCATGTCGCGATGCTGGCCAAACAGGGCATCGTCGAGGGCGAGGATGCGCAGGCGATTACCGAGGGGCTGAACCGGGTTGCGGCGGAATATGAAGCCGACGGCGTGCCGGTCAACATGGACCTGGAAGACATCCATATGGTCACGGAGTCGCGGCTGGCCGAGTTGATCGGCCCGGTCGCGGGGCGGCTGCACACCGCGCGCAGCCGTAACGATCAGGTGGCGACCGATTTTCGCCTGTGGGTGCGCGACGCGATGGATGAGGTCGACGCGGGTCTTGCCGGATTGCAGGCCGCGTTGCTGACGCGGGCCGAGGATCATGCCGACGCAGTGATGCCGGGCTTTACCCATCTGCAATCGGCGCAGCCAGTCACGCTGGGCCATCATCTGATGGCCTATCATGAAATGATTCGTCGCGACCGCAGCCGCTTTGCCGATGCGCGGGTGCGGATGAACGAATGTCCGCTGGGTGCCGCCGCGCTTGCTGGCACGGGCTTCCCGATCGACCGGCACGCGACCGCAGCGGCTTTGGGCTTTGCCCGGCCGACCGACAACAGCCTGGACAGCGTATCCGACCGCGACTTCGCGCTCGATTATCTGATGGCGGCAACGCAACTGGCGCTGCATCTGTCGCGGCTGGCGGAAGAATTCGTCATCTGGGCCAGCCAGCCCTTCGGCTTTATCAAGCTGCCCGACGCCTATTCGACCGGCAGTTCGATCATGCCGCAAAAGCGCAATCCCGATGCTGCCGAACTGGTGCGGGGCCATGCGGGCCGGGTGATGGGTTGCATGACCAGCCTGTGCGTCACGATGAAGGGGCTGCCGCTGGCTTATTCCAAGGATATGCAGGACGACAAGCCGCCTGTGTTCGAGGCACATGACCTGATCGGCCTGTCGATCGCGGCGATGACGGGCATGGTCGAAACCGTGACGTTCCGCACCGACCGGATGCGCGCCCTTGCCGAAAGCGGCTTTGCGACTGCCACGGATCTGGCCGACTGGTTGGTGCGCGAAGGCAATATTCCCTTCCGCGAGGCGCATCATATTACCGGGCGCGCGGTCGCGGCGGCGGAAAGCGCAGGGGTGCAACTGGCCGACCTGCCGATCGAGACGCTTCAGGCCATCGACGCGCGGATCGACGATCGTATCTATGCCGTGCTGACGGTCGATGCGTCGGTCGCCAGCCGCCAGAGCCATGGCGGCACCGCGCCGAGCCAGGTGCGCGCGCGGATCGCGGAAGCGAAAGGAGCATGA
- the lysA gene encoding diaminopimelate decarboxylase: MDHFDYVDGAMQVEQVPMAAIADAVGTPVYIYSTATLERHVSVFRAGLASLDNPLIAFAVKANPNAAVLATLAQLGLGADVVSGGELLRAVAAGIPADRIVFSGVGKTADEMRLALDHGIFQFNLESEPEAEMLSDVALSMGRRAPVAYRINPDVDAGTHAKISTGKSENKFGIPYDRALESYAAARDLPGLDVQGVAVHIGSQLTDLAPLEAAFVKVGALVEKLRAAGHDIRTADLGGGLGVPYDPSQPLPPSPADYGAMVTRVTQDWPVRLMFEPGRVIVGNAGALLSRVVRVKQGAKAPFVIVDAAMNDLLRPSLYDAWHDIRAVAPTGERAAANVVGPVCETGDTFAMHRDLDVVQAGDLVAFMTAGAYGATMAGTYNSRPLTPEVLVTGDKWAVVRARPPIEALIEGDTIPDWLAQ, from the coding sequence TTGGACCATTTCGACTATGTGGACGGTGCCATGCAGGTGGAGCAGGTGCCGATGGCGGCGATCGCCGACGCGGTCGGCACGCCGGTCTATATCTATTCCACCGCGACGCTGGAGCGGCATGTCTCTGTGTTCCGCGCCGGTCTGGCCAGCCTCGACAATCCGCTGATCGCCTTTGCGGTAAAGGCCAACCCCAATGCCGCCGTGCTGGCGACGCTGGCGCAGCTGGGTCTGGGCGCGGACGTGGTGTCGGGCGGCGAATTGCTGCGCGCGGTCGCGGCGGGGATTCCTGCCGACCGGATCGTCTTTTCCGGCGTGGGCAAGACGGCGGACGAAATGCGGCTGGCGCTGGACCATGGCATTTTCCAGTTCAATCTGGAAAGCGAGCCGGAAGCCGAAATGCTGTCGGACGTCGCACTGTCGATGGGCAGGCGCGCCCCTGTGGCCTATCGCATCAACCCGGATGTCGATGCTGGCACCCATGCCAAGATTTCGACCGGCAAGTCGGAAAACAAGTTCGGCATCCCTTATGACCGGGCGCTGGAATCCTATGCCGCCGCGCGCGATCTGCCCGGCCTGGATGTGCAGGGGGTGGCGGTCCATATCGGCAGCCAGTTGACGGACCTGGCTCCGCTGGAGGCGGCTTTCGTCAAGGTCGGCGCACTGGTCGAGAAGCTGCGGGCGGCGGGGCATGACATTCGCACCGCCGATCTGGGCGGTGGCCTTGGCGTCCCCTATGATCCCTCGCAACCTTTGCCACCCAGCCCCGCCGATTATGGCGCGATGGTGACGCGCGTGACGCAGGACTGGCCCGTGCGGCTGATGTTCGAACCGGGCCGGGTGATCGTGGGCAATGCCGGGGCGCTGCTGTCGCGGGTCGTCCGGGTGAAGCAGGGCGCAAAAGCCCCCTTCGTCATCGTGGACGCGGCCATGAACGACCTGCTGCGTCCCAGCCTTTATGACGCATGGCATGATATTCGCGCCGTTGCGCCCACGGGCGAACGGGCGGCGGCCAATGTCGTGGGTCCGGTATGCGAGACGGGCGATACCTTTGCCATGCACCGCGATCTGGACGTGGTGCAGGCGGGCGATCTGGTCGCCTTCATGACAGCGGGCGCCTATGGCGCGACGATGGCGGGGACGTATAACAGCCGCCCGCTGACCCCCGAAGTGCTGGTAACGGGCGACAAATGGGCCGTGGTGCGCGCCCGTCCACCGATCGAGGCGCTGATCGAGGGTGACACTATTCCCGACTGGCTGGCGCAGTAA
- a CDS encoding winged helix-turn-helix domain-containing protein, whose translation MGRRMECHGLGSDFMPVAQALSARGFDVAMLAIGGHQPSVKTGDATILWQGEDDPAARARALEGGAQDVVGPWMHPAETVARIIRLAQADQPRLVLGDLIIHLVDRRVERDGRAVPLLAREYALLLYLARRPGEAVSRDALLHAVWRLRQDPGTNSVEVHMSRLRAKVDRGFGRALLHTVKGRGYALCPAGFSVPSGA comes from the coding sequence GTGGGCAGGCGCATGGAATGTCATGGATTAGGCAGCGATTTCATGCCGGTGGCGCAGGCGCTGAGCGCGCGCGGTTTCGATGTGGCGATGCTGGCGATCGGTGGGCATCAGCCCAGCGTGAAAACCGGCGACGCGACCATATTATGGCAGGGGGAGGATGATCCCGCTGCCCGCGCCCGCGCGCTAGAGGGCGGCGCGCAGGATGTGGTCGGGCCGTGGATGCACCCGGCCGAAACCGTGGCGCGGATCATCCGGCTGGCACAGGCGGACCAGCCCCGGCTGGTGCTGGGCGACCTTATCATCCATCTGGTCGACCGGCGTGTCGAGCGGGATGGGCGGGCGGTGCCGCTGCTGGCGCGTGAATATGCGTTGCTGCTGTATCTGGCGCGGCGACCGGGCGAAGCGGTCAGCCGCGACGCATTGCTGCACGCGGTCTGGCGGTTGCGGCAAGACCCCGGCACCAACAGCGTGGAAGTACATATGTCGCGGTTGCGGGCGAAGGTCGATCGCGGCTTTGGCCGGGCCTTGCTGCATACTGTGAAGGGGCGGGGTTATGCGCTCTGTCCGGCGGGATTTTCCGTGCCGTCGGGCGCATAG
- a CDS encoding EmrA/EmrK family multidrug efflux transporter periplasmic adaptor subunit: protein MADAASETITDTSDTTDAGRASTRKTWLTRLALLVIILGLIWTAWYLLVGQNEVGTDNAYVNADMAQVTPLISAQATQVLVTDTQMVKRGDILVKLDPTNARIAVAQAQADLALAQRRFRQTAATSGALSAQVDARGADILQARAQLASAQGDYDKARVDLNRREALAPDGAVSGDELTSARKAFTSARAALDLARAGVTTAQATRSAASGQLAANDALVRGASVDTDPSVMAAQAKLDAAKLDMDRTIIRAPIDGVVTKRQVQVGQRVAQGSAIMTIVPLAQVYVDANFKERQLRGVAVGMPAKVTSDLYGSDVVYHGKVVGFAGGTGSSLSLIPAQNATGNWIKVVQRVPLRIALDPKELAAHPLRVGLSMEVEIDLSAK, encoded by the coding sequence ATGGCTGACGCCGCATCCGAAACCATTACCGACACCAGCGACACGACCGATGCCGGTCGCGCCAGCACGCGCAAGACATGGCTGACCCGGCTGGCGCTGCTGGTTATCATCCTGGGCCTGATCTGGACCGCCTGGTATCTGCTGGTCGGGCAGAATGAGGTCGGCACCGACAATGCCTATGTCAACGCCGACATGGCGCAGGTGACGCCGCTGATTTCCGCGCAGGCGACGCAGGTGCTGGTCACCGATACGCAGATGGTCAAGCGTGGCGACATATTGGTGAAGCTGGACCCCACCAATGCCCGCATCGCCGTGGCGCAGGCGCAGGCTGATCTCGCGCTGGCGCAGCGCCGCTTTCGCCAGACGGCGGCGACCAGCGGCGCGCTGTCGGCGCAGGTCGATGCGCGCGGGGCCGACATTCTTCAGGCGCGCGCTCAGTTGGCCAGCGCGCAGGGCGATTATGACAAGGCCCGTGTCGACCTGAACCGGCGGGAGGCTTTGGCCCCCGATGGCGCGGTGTCGGGCGATGAACTGACCAGCGCGCGCAAGGCGTTCACATCGGCCCGCGCCGCGCTCGACCTTGCCCGTGCGGGCGTGACCACGGCGCAGGCGACCCGCAGCGCGGCGAGCGGCCAGCTGGCCGCGAACGACGCGCTGGTGCGCGGTGCCAGCGTCGATACCGACCCGTCGGTCATGGCGGCGCAGGCGAAGCTGGATGCGGCCAAGCTGGACATGGACCGCACGATCATCCGCGCGCCGATCGACGGCGTGGTGACCAAGCGGCAGGTGCAGGTGGGTCAGCGCGTCGCGCAGGGCAGCGCGATCATGACCATCGTCCCGCTGGCGCAGGTCTATGTCGACGCCAATTTCAAGGAACGCCAGCTGCGCGGCGTGGCCGTGGGGATGCCCGCCAAGGTCACGTCCGACCTGTATGGCAGCGACGTCGTCTATCATGGCAAGGTCGTGGGCTTTGCCGGTGGCACCGGATCGTCGCTGTCGCTGATCCCGGCGCAGAATGCGACCGGCAACTGGATCAAGGTGGTGCAACGGGTGCCGCTGCGCATCGCGCTGGACCCCAAGGAACTGGCGGCCCATCCGCTGCGTGTCGGCCTGTCGATGGAGGTCGAGATCGACCTTTCGGCCAAATAG
- a CDS encoding response regulator transcription factor, translating to MQFFKRNTIRRPAAIDEAARPQRRLRVLLIDENPTARGVVARRLSHLNYDVALAENGFVAVNLLVTHPVDIILVDMGLTMLPAVATMKKIRAANLAGNACFVMLAGRLDSQSTVEALEAGADDHMVKPFDFDVLDARMRHLCQRAEMLGTLTRHNAELDARIARRAVELGETREALRELQVDRARLVSSIQALHDEVERLSAANG from the coding sequence ATGCAGTTCTTCAAGCGCAACACCATCCGTCGTCCCGCAGCGATCGACGAAGCCGCGCGCCCGCAGCGCCGCCTGCGCGTGTTGCTGATCGACGAAAATCCCACTGCGCGCGGGGTTGTCGCCCGGCGGCTGTCGCATCTGAATTATGACGTGGCGCTGGCCGAAAATGGTTTCGTCGCCGTCAACCTGCTGGTCACGCACCCGGTCGACATCATTCTGGTCGACATGGGGCTGACCATGCTGCCCGCCGTTGCGACGATGAAGAAGATTCGCGCCGCCAACCTTGCCGGCAACGCCTGCTTCGTGATGCTGGCGGGGCGGCTGGACAGCCAGTCCACGGTCGAGGCGCTGGAGGCCGGGGCGGACGACCATATGGTCAAGCCGTTCGATTTCGACGTGCTGGACGCGCGGATGCGGCATTTGTGCCAGCGCGCCGAAATGCTCGGAACGCTGACCCGGCACAATGCCGAACTGGATGCCCGCATCGCCCGGCGTGCCGTGGAACTGGGGGAAACCCGCGAAGCGCTGCGCGAATTGCAGGTCGATCGCGCCCGGCTGGTGTCCTCCATTCAGGCGTTGCATGACGAAGTCGAACGATTGAGCGCCGCTAACGGCTGA
- a CDS encoding efflux transporter outer membrane subunit, with product MTVSRMALPSRAMTAAFAALLLASCAAVPDLGTKPVVRAAQSVEAQRSLPGATEALWPRDDWWSGYGDAQLTALIEEGLRNAPDMAIAAARFRSAQAIAQQAGAALLPSADLDAKAGATKQSYNMGLPKEFVPQGWLGTGQLALNLGFDLDLWGKNKAALAAATSQARAAELDGLQARLALTTGIADAYADLARLYDEADIAQRTLDIRLASQKLVAQRRANGLETRGGVRQADATVSTARAQLAGARMAIELRQHQIAALVGAGPDRGLTITRPQPGKRAAMGLPADVTTNLVARRPDIAAALARTEAAAKQIKVARADFFPAVRLSALIGLQSLGYNTVFNNGAANGVAQPFVNNLFNKDSLFGNAGPAVSLPIFHGGALQGQYRGARATYDEAVAAYDRTVLAAYREVADAVTSRRTLDARLTDARAAMTASQEAYGIARKRYEGGLSTYLDVLNVEDQLLSTRRAVADLEASAFSLDIALIRALGGGFADGAIQSGDNAHG from the coding sequence ATGACGGTGAGTCGCATGGCCCTTCCTTCCCGCGCGATGACGGCGGCGTTCGCAGCCTTGCTGCTGGCGTCCTGTGCGGCGGTTCCCGATCTTGGTACCAAGCCGGTCGTTCGCGCCGCGCAAAGCGTGGAAGCGCAGCGCAGCCTGCCAGGCGCGACCGAGGCGCTCTGGCCCCGCGACGATTGGTGGAGTGGCTATGGCGACGCGCAACTGACCGCGTTGATCGAGGAAGGACTGCGCAACGCGCCTGACATGGCGATCGCTGCGGCCCGTTTCCGTTCGGCGCAGGCCATAGCGCAGCAGGCGGGGGCCGCGTTGCTGCCATCGGCCGATCTGGACGCGAAGGCCGGGGCGACCAAGCAAAGCTACAATATGGGCCTGCCCAAGGAATTCGTGCCACAGGGTTGGCTCGGCACCGGCCAGCTTGCGCTCAATCTGGGTTTCGACCTGGACCTGTGGGGCAAGAACAAGGCGGCGCTGGCCGCCGCCACGTCGCAGGCGCGGGCAGCGGAACTGGACGGGCTACAGGCCCGCCTTGCGCTGACCACTGGCATTGCCGACGCCTATGCCGATCTGGCGCGCCTGTATGACGAAGCCGACATTGCCCAGCGCACGCTGGACATTCGCCTCGCCAGTCAGAAACTGGTGGCGCAGCGGCGCGCAAACGGGCTGGAAACGCGCGGCGGCGTGCGGCAGGCGGACGCCACCGTTTCGACCGCACGGGCGCAGCTTGCAGGCGCGCGCATGGCCATCGAATTGCGGCAGCATCAGATTGCGGCGCTGGTCGGCGCAGGGCCGGATCGCGGGCTGACGATCACGCGGCCGCAACCGGGCAAGCGCGCGGCGATGGGCCTGCCCGCCGATGTCACGACCAATCTGGTCGCGCGGCGGCCCGATATTGCTGCTGCGCTCGCCCGGACGGAGGCTGCGGCCAAGCAGATCAAGGTGGCGCGCGCGGATTTCTTCCCCGCCGTTCGGCTGAGCGCGCTGATCGGCCTGCAATCATTGGGCTATAACACGGTGTTTAACAATGGTGCCGCCAATGGCGTGGCCCAGCCCTTCGTCAACAATCTGTTCAACAAGGATTCGCTGTTCGGCAATGCCGGGCCGGCGGTCAGCCTGCCGATCTTTCATGGCGGCGCATTGCAGGGCCAGTATCGCGGCGCACGCGCCACTTATGACGAAGCGGTCGCGGCCTATGACAGGACCGTGCTGGCCGCCTACAGGGAAGTGGCCGACGCGGTCACCAGCCGTCGCACGCTCGACGCGCGGTTGACCGATGCGCGCGCAGCGATGACGGCATCGCAGGAAGCCTATGGCATCGCGCGCAAACGTTATGAAGGCGGGCTGTCCACCTATCTCGACGTGCTGAATGTGGAGGACCAGTTGCTGTCCACGCGCCGCGCGGTTGCCGATCTGGAAGCCAGCGCTTTTTCACTCGACATCGCTCTTATTCGTGCGCTGGGCGGCGGCTTTGCCGACGGCGCGATCCAGTCCGGGGACAATGCGCATGGCTGA
- a CDS encoding TetR/AcrR family transcriptional regulator, translated as MTMVDAPPPPGPPPAGRREARRQDRRDAILTVAQTYFLDHGYAGTTMSGIAAALGGSKGTLWNHFPSKEDLFAAVLDRVAKAYRARLSQILDPQGDIGPTLTRACRSMVEKVTSPEAIALNRLIIAEGRRFPELSRIFFDLAPRNTRILMAGFLDGAMARGQLRRADTMDAARALMALAMAGGHQQMLMGQIERASPAQIHADADFAVALFLRAYAPDGTENPAGQSA; from the coding sequence ATGACGATGGTGGATGCCCCTCCGCCCCCCGGCCCGCCGCCTGCGGGGCGCAGGGAAGCCCGACGGCAGGACCGGCGCGATGCCATCCTGACCGTGGCGCAAACCTATTTCCTCGACCATGGTTATGCCGGGACCACCATGTCGGGAATAGCGGCGGCATTGGGCGGGTCGAAAGGCACGTTATGGAACCATTTTCCGTCGAAAGAGGATTTATTCGCCGCCGTGCTGGACCGGGTGGCCAAGGCGTATCGCGCGCGCCTGTCGCAGATATTGGACCCACAGGGCGACATCGGTCCCACCCTGACCCGCGCATGTCGCAGCATGGTGGAAAAGGTGACGTCGCCCGAAGCGATCGCGCTCAATCGCCTCATCATTGCCGAAGGACGGCGCTTCCCCGAACTCAGCCGCATCTTCTTTGACCTGGCACCCCGGAATACGCGGATATTGATGGCGGGCTTTCTGGATGGCGCGATGGCGCGGGGCCAGTTGCGCCGTGCCGATACGATGGACGCCGCCCGCGCGCTGATGGCGCTGGCGATGGCAGGGGGCCATCAACAGATGCTGATGGGCCAGATCGAGCGTGCTTCCCCCGCGCAAATCCACGCCGATGCCGATTTCGCCGTCGCCCTGTTCCTGCGCGCCTATGCGCCCGACGGCACGGAAAATCCCGCCGGACAGAGCGCATAA
- a CDS encoding TlpA family protein disulfide reductase, which translates to MLLLLTAGLAACDRQSPPAGQANASMSDEVPASGNAASKEDGAFNYRLDRSKAGTPAPTFAFQNPDGGETTLQDFAGKPMLVNLWATWCTPCVAEMPTLDRIAATYGPKGLAVLTISQDTQGEKAVKPFFAKHDLPHLKGWADPENHFGFDYATGLLPTTVLYDAQGKEMVRVIGAMDWEGAEAKALIDAAMAS; encoded by the coding sequence ATGTTACTGCTCCTGACCGCCGGACTGGCGGCTTGCGATAGGCAATCCCCGCCCGCTGGGCAAGCCAATGCGAGCATGAGCGATGAGGTTCCCGCGTCCGGCAACGCCGCGTCGAAAGAGGATGGCGCGTTCAACTACAGGCTCGACCGCAGCAAGGCGGGGACGCCCGCGCCGACCTTTGCCTTCCAGAATCCCGATGGCGGCGAAACGACGTTGCAGGATTTTGCCGGCAAGCCGATGCTGGTCAACCTGTGGGCCACATGGTGTACCCCCTGCGTCGCGGAAATGCCCACGCTCGACCGGATCGCCGCGACCTATGGGCCAAAGGGGCTGGCCGTGCTGACCATTTCTCAGGATACGCAGGGCGAAAAGGCCGTCAAACCCTTCTTCGCCAAACATGATCTGCCCCATTTGAAAGGCTGGGCCGACCCTGAAAATCATTTCGGCTTCGACTATGCCACTGGCCTGTTGCCTACAACCGTCCTGTATGACGCGCAGGGCAAGGAAATGGTGCGAGTGATCGGCGCGATGGATTGGGAAGGCGCAGAGGCCAAGGCGCTGATCGACGCGGCGATGGCATCCTGA